Proteins encoded in a region of the Eretmochelys imbricata isolate rEreImb1 chromosome 10, rEreImb1.hap1, whole genome shotgun sequence genome:
- the RHOT2 gene encoding mitochondrial Rho GTPase 2 isoform X1: protein MKRDVRILLVGEARVGKTSLIMALVGEEFPEEVPPRAEEITIPADVTPEKVPTHIVDYSESEQTEDELQEEIAKANVVCVVYDVTVEATIEKIRTKWIPLVNGGVEKGSRIPIILVGNKSDLQSGSSMEIILPIMNQFSEIETCVECSAKNLKNISELFYYAQKAVLHPTAPLYDPEEKQLRPTCARALTRIFNISDQDNNQILSDDELNYFQKSCFGNPLAPQALEDVKTVVWKNTTDGVQDNGLTLNGFLFLNTLFIQRGRHETTWTILRRFGYADELELTDDYLYPLFRVPQGCSTELNHFGYQFLQRMFEKHDKDRDGALSPVELQSFFSVFPYVPWGPELYNTVCTTDKGLLSLHGFLCQWTLVSYLDVHHCLEYLGYLGYPVFSEHNSQTQAITVTREKRIDLEKGQTQRNVFLCKVIGPRGTGKSAFLQAFLGRNLAAHRESPGELSFYAINTVQVSGQEKYLILYEIDVDTEFMKASDAACDVACLMYNVNDPKSFNYCACIYKQHYMDGQIPCIFVASKSDLPETTQQHGLSPAEFCYKHRLPPPFYFTCNSPGLPSTTIYTKLATAAAFPHLNDTDLGAASFWLRVALGASITAVVGFALYKALAKSK, encoded by the exons CCCGGGTGGGGAAGACATCGCTGATTATGGCTCTGGTGGGCGAGGAGTTCCCTGAGGAG GTGCCCCCTCGTGCAGAGGAGATCACAATCCCAGCCGACGTCACACCTGAGAAAGTCCCCACCCACATTGTGGACTACTCAG AATCGGAGCAAACAGAGGATGAGCTGCAGGAGGAGATCGCCAAG gCCAACGTGGTCTGCGTGGTGTACGATGTCACCGTGGAGGCCACAATTGAGAAG ATTCGGACAAAGTGGATTCCCTTGGTGAATGGGGGAGTTGAAAAGGGTTCCAG AATCCCAATCATCCTAGTGGGAAACAAGTCTGACCTACAGTCTGGGAGCTCCATGGAGATCATCCTGCCCATCATGAACCAGTTCTCTGAGATAGAGACCTGCGTGGAG TGTTCGGCCAAGAACTTAAAGAATATCTCTGAATTGTTCTACTATGCCCAGAAAGCGGTTCTGCACCCGACAGCCCCCTTGTACGATCCAGAGGAGAAACAG CTGAGACCAACGTGTGCACGAGCACTTACACGGATTTTCAACATCTCAGACCAGGATAACAACCAGATCCTAAGTGATGATGAGCTCAACTACTTCCAG AAGTCTTGCTTCGGGAATCCCCTGGCCCCCCAGGCCCTGGAAGACGTGAAGACAGTTGTATGGAAGAACACCACAGATGGGGTGCAGGACAATGGCCTGACGTTAAACG GCTTCCTCTTCCTCAATACCCTCTTCATCCAGAGGGGGCGGCACGAGACCACCTGGACCATCCTGCGCCGCTTTGGCTATGCTGATGAGCTGGAGCTGACGGATGACTATCTCTACCCACT gttCCGCGTGCCCCAGGGCTGCTCCACGGAGCTCAATCACTTTGGATACCAATTTCTGCAGCGGATGTTTGAGAAGCACGATAAG GACAGAGATGGAGCCCTCTCACCTGTAGAACTACAGAGCTTCTTCAGTGTCTTCCCCTATGTGCCCTGGGGACCTGAACTCTACAACACGGTATGCACCACTGATAAAGGCCTGCTTTCACTGCATGGATTCCTCTGCCAATGGAC GCTGGTATCCTATCTGGATGTCCATCACTGCCTAGAGTACTTGGGTTACTTGGGCTACCCTGTCTTCTCTGAGCACAACTCTCAGACACAGGCAATCACAG TTACCCGGGAGAAGAGAATTGACCTGGAGAAGGGTCAGACCCAGAGGAATGTGTTCCTCTGTAAAGTGATTGGCCCCAGGGGCACGGGCAAATCTGCGTTTCTGCAGGCCTTCCTCGGGAGGAACCTGGCT GCACACAGGGAGTCCCCGGGAGAGCTGTCCTTCTATGCAATCAACACTGTCCAAGTCAGTGGCCAGGAAAAGTATTTAATA TTGTATGAGATTGATGTGGACACGGAGTTCATGAAGGCCTCGGACGCGGCGTGCGATGTCGCCTGCTTAATGTACAACGTGAATGATCCCAAATCTTTCAACTATTGCGCCTGTATTTATAAG CAACACTACATGGATGGACAAATTCCCTGCATCTTCGTCGCCTCCAAGTCAGACCTGCCAGAAACAACTCAGCAGCATGGACTCTCGCCTGCTGAGTTCTGTTACAAGCATCGCCTGCCGCCACCATTCTACTTCACCTGCAACAGCCCTGGCCTGCCCAGCACCACCATCTATACCAAACTGGCCACGGCAGCTGCCTTCCC TCACCTGAACGACACCGACCTGGGAGCTGCTTCCTTCTGGCTCAGGGTAGCCTTGGGAGCCAGTATCACGGCTGTGGTAGGATTTGCACTTTACAAAGCACTGGCAAAGAGCAAATAA
- the RHOT2 gene encoding mitochondrial Rho GTPase 2 isoform X2: MEIILPIMNQFSEIETCVECSAKNLKNISELFYYAQKAVLHPTAPLYDPEEKQLRPTCARALTRIFNISDQDNNQILSDDELNYFQKSCFGNPLAPQALEDVKTVVWKNTTDGVQDNGLTLNGFLFLNTLFIQRGRHETTWTILRRFGYADELELTDDYLYPLFRVPQGCSTELNHFGYQFLQRMFEKHDKDRDGALSPVELQSFFSVFPYVPWGPELYNTVCTTDKGLLSLHGFLCQWTLVSYLDVHHCLEYLGYLGYPVFSEHNSQTQAITVTREKRIDLEKGQTQRNVFLCKVIGPRGTGKSAFLQAFLGRNLAAHRESPGELSFYAINTVQVSGQEKYLILYEIDVDTEFMKASDAACDVACLMYNVNDPKSFNYCACIYKQHYMDGQIPCIFVASKSDLPETTQQHGLSPAEFCYKHRLPPPFYFTCNSPGLPSTTIYTKLATAAAFPHLNDTDLGAASFWLRVALGASITAVVGFALYKALAKSK; this comes from the exons ATGGAGATCATCCTGCCCATCATGAACCAGTTCTCTGAGATAGAGACCTGCGTGGAG TGTTCGGCCAAGAACTTAAAGAATATCTCTGAATTGTTCTACTATGCCCAGAAAGCGGTTCTGCACCCGACAGCCCCCTTGTACGATCCAGAGGAGAAACAG CTGAGACCAACGTGTGCACGAGCACTTACACGGATTTTCAACATCTCAGACCAGGATAACAACCAGATCCTAAGTGATGATGAGCTCAACTACTTCCAG AAGTCTTGCTTCGGGAATCCCCTGGCCCCCCAGGCCCTGGAAGACGTGAAGACAGTTGTATGGAAGAACACCACAGATGGGGTGCAGGACAATGGCCTGACGTTAAACG GCTTCCTCTTCCTCAATACCCTCTTCATCCAGAGGGGGCGGCACGAGACCACCTGGACCATCCTGCGCCGCTTTGGCTATGCTGATGAGCTGGAGCTGACGGATGACTATCTCTACCCACT gttCCGCGTGCCCCAGGGCTGCTCCACGGAGCTCAATCACTTTGGATACCAATTTCTGCAGCGGATGTTTGAGAAGCACGATAAG GACAGAGATGGAGCCCTCTCACCTGTAGAACTACAGAGCTTCTTCAGTGTCTTCCCCTATGTGCCCTGGGGACCTGAACTCTACAACACGGTATGCACCACTGATAAAGGCCTGCTTTCACTGCATGGATTCCTCTGCCAATGGAC GCTGGTATCCTATCTGGATGTCCATCACTGCCTAGAGTACTTGGGTTACTTGGGCTACCCTGTCTTCTCTGAGCACAACTCTCAGACACAGGCAATCACAG TTACCCGGGAGAAGAGAATTGACCTGGAGAAGGGTCAGACCCAGAGGAATGTGTTCCTCTGTAAAGTGATTGGCCCCAGGGGCACGGGCAAATCTGCGTTTCTGCAGGCCTTCCTCGGGAGGAACCTGGCT GCACACAGGGAGTCCCCGGGAGAGCTGTCCTTCTATGCAATCAACACTGTCCAAGTCAGTGGCCAGGAAAAGTATTTAATA TTGTATGAGATTGATGTGGACACGGAGTTCATGAAGGCCTCGGACGCGGCGTGCGATGTCGCCTGCTTAATGTACAACGTGAATGATCCCAAATCTTTCAACTATTGCGCCTGTATTTATAAG CAACACTACATGGATGGACAAATTCCCTGCATCTTCGTCGCCTCCAAGTCAGACCTGCCAGAAACAACTCAGCAGCATGGACTCTCGCCTGCTGAGTTCTGTTACAAGCATCGCCTGCCGCCACCATTCTACTTCACCTGCAACAGCCCTGGCCTGCCCAGCACCACCATCTATACCAAACTGGCCACGGCAGCTGCCTTCCC TCACCTGAACGACACCGACCTGGGAGCTGCTTCCTTCTGGCTCAGGGTAGCCTTGGGAGCCAGTATCACGGCTGTGGTAGGATTTGCACTTTACAAAGCACTGGCAAAGAGCAAATAA